A window of the Pseudomonas sp. B21_DOA genome harbors these coding sequences:
- a CDS encoding NADH:quinone oxidoreductase, with translation MTELVLTLISAALLNNFVLHWPLGVAPLLAGSRRQVHALGLATLCLMVLVGVIGQAIWHGLLVPLQLEALRLFVFLPLSVLLITPLLKLLARGLPDWPFDGLWPLLLGNAGVLGLALINAQNDQGLLHATALSVGAGLGFWLVLSVFCDLRQRTADNDIPLPFRGLPVDLISAGLIAVIFLGFSGLIKT, from the coding sequence ATGACCGAACTCGTGTTAACGCTGATCAGTGCTGCGCTGCTCAACAACTTCGTGTTGCACTGGCCGCTGGGCGTCGCTCCGCTGCTGGCGGGTAGCCGACGCCAGGTGCATGCGCTGGGATTGGCGACGCTGTGCCTGATGGTGCTTGTTGGCGTCATTGGTCAGGCGATCTGGCATGGGTTGCTGGTGCCGTTGCAGCTTGAAGCGCTGCGCCTGTTTGTGTTTTTGCCGCTGAGCGTGTTGCTGATCACGCCGCTGCTGAAACTGCTGGCGCGCGGGCTGCCAGACTGGCCGTTCGATGGATTGTGGCCGCTGCTGCTCGGCAATGCCGGCGTACTCGGACTGGCGTTGATCAACGCACAAAACGATCAAGGCCTGCTGCATGCGACAGCCTTGAGCGTTGGCGCAGGGTTGGGCTTCTGGCTGGTGCTGAGCGTATTCTGCGATCTGCGCCAGCGCACGGCCGACAACGATATTCCTCTGCCCTTTCGCGGCTTGCCGGTCGATCTGATCAGCGCCGGACTGATTGCAGTGATTTTTCTCGGATTCAGTGGATTGATCAAAACATGA
- a CDS encoding RnfABCDGE type electron transport complex subunit G — protein MNRSASVMAVVLLALGGVSATYLLQRSSALQIAAEQHLLDSRNVLDVIPANYYDNQPLKQPLTLAATARPHSTLSGGYRATRSGQTVAVLLRSRSEGYAGTLELLIAIDANGKLLGVKTLEQRETPGLGGHIGEWPNAWLQAFIGKSRTEPTDAGWALKKDQGQFDQIAGATITSRAAINAIHDALRYFDEHRALLLGTDP, from the coding sequence GTGAACCGCTCAGCCAGTGTCATGGCGGTTGTGCTGCTGGCGCTCGGCGGCGTCAGCGCGACGTACCTGCTGCAGCGCAGCAGCGCACTGCAAATTGCCGCCGAACAGCACTTGCTCGACAGCCGCAACGTGCTCGATGTGATTCCTGCCAATTACTACGACAATCAGCCGCTGAAGCAACCGCTGACGCTCGCCGCCACAGCACGGCCCCATAGCACGCTGTCGGGCGGCTACCGCGCGACCCGCTCCGGGCAAACCGTGGCGGTGCTGTTGCGCAGTCGCAGCGAAGGTTACGCGGGGACTCTGGAACTGCTGATTGCCATTGATGCAAATGGCAAACTTCTGGGCGTAAAAACCCTTGAGCAGCGCGAAACGCCGGGATTGGGTGGTCACATCGGTGAATGGCCGAACGCCTGGTTGCAGGCCTTCATCGGCAAATCCCGTACTGAGCCGACGGACGCCGGTTGGGCGCTGAAAAAGGATCAGGGGCAGTTTGATCAAATCGCTGGCGCGACCATAACCTCCCGTGCCGCCATCAACGCGATCCATGACGCACTGCGTTACTTCGATGAGCATCGGGCGCTGCTGTTGGGGACTGACCCATGA
- a CDS encoding NADH:quinone oxidoreductase codes for MKRTVSLLMLVPLLGATQTLNAALGMILMLSVVIGLFAVCMASLRNHLASTSVLLASLVVAATLTSCADLSAQRWFLPWRQTSEVYIGLIALQCVALECSGFLRAPMTKCLKRCVTFGTLMLVIGGLREIIGHGTLGRGLSTHWPGLVLFPEGLHLFTLVPGALVLSGLLLAVHQAWTRRHSVIKETHRP; via the coding sequence ATGAAACGCACGGTGAGTTTACTGATGCTGGTGCCGCTACTGGGCGCCACCCAAACATTGAACGCTGCGTTGGGCATGATCTTGATGCTCAGCGTGGTAATCGGCCTGTTTGCCGTGTGTATGGCGTCGCTGCGCAATCACCTGGCGAGCACAAGCGTTTTGCTGGCCAGCCTGGTAGTCGCAGCAACCTTGACCAGTTGCGCGGATCTTTCGGCGCAACGCTGGTTTCTACCGTGGCGCCAGACCTCGGAGGTTTATATAGGGCTCATTGCCTTGCAATGCGTAGCGCTCGAATGCAGTGGTTTCCTTCGCGCGCCGATGACCAAGTGCCTCAAACGCTGCGTGACGTTCGGTACGCTCATGCTGGTGATCGGCGGGCTGCGCGAAATCATCGGCCATGGCACCCTTGGCCGAGGATTATCGACGCATTGGCCAGGTCTGGTTTTATTCCCCGAGGGATTGCATCTGTTTACGCTGGTTCCCGGCGCTTTGGTTTTATCGGGTTTGCTTCTCGCCGTACATCAGGCGTGGACACGCCGTCACTCTGTCATCAAGGAAACGCATCGCCCATGA
- a CDS encoding response regulator transcription factor codes for MNKVLIVDDHPVIRLAVRMLMERHGYEVIAETDNGVDALQIAREQMPDLVILDIGIPKLDGLEVIARLTSTAMPVKVLVLTSQAPGHFSMRCMQSGAAGYVCKQQDLTELLSAIKAVLSGYSYFPNQALHTVRTSLGNASEADMVDRLSGREMMVLQQLARGKTNKEIADGMFLSNKTVSTYKTRLLLKLNARSLVDLIELAQRNGLV; via the coding sequence ATGAATAAAGTGCTGATCGTGGATGACCATCCCGTCATTCGACTTGCGGTACGTATGCTGATGGAACGGCATGGCTACGAAGTCATTGCAGAAACGGATAATGGCGTTGATGCACTACAAATTGCTCGCGAACAAATGCCGGATCTTGTCATTCTGGATATCGGGATACCCAAACTCGACGGGCTGGAAGTTATTGCGCGCCTGACGTCCACCGCCATGCCGGTCAAAGTTCTGGTGCTGACCTCCCAGGCTCCCGGACATTTTTCCATGCGCTGCATGCAGTCAGGCGCTGCGGGATATGTATGCAAACAGCAAGATCTGACCGAATTGCTGAGTGCGATCAAGGCAGTTCTATCCGGCTACAGCTATTTCCCCAATCAGGCCCTGCATACCGTGCGAACTAGTCTGGGCAATGCGAGTGAAGCGGACATGGTCGATCGTCTGTCCGGGCGGGAAATGATGGTGTTGCAGCAGCTGGCGCGCGGCAAGACCAACAAGGAAATCGCTGATGGCATGTTCTTGAGCAACAAGACCGTGAGCACTTACAAGACTCGTCTGTTGCTGAAACTCAATGCGCGGTCTCTGGTTGATCTGATCGAGTTGGCGCAGCGCAATGGCCTGGTTTGA
- a CDS encoding argininosuccinate synthase, translated as MADVNKVVLAYSGGLDTSVILKWLQDTYNCEVVTFTADLGQGEEVEPARAKAQAMGVKEIYIDDLREEFVRDFVFPMFRANTVYEGEYLLGTSIARPLIAKRLIEIANETGADAISHGATGKGNDQVRFELGAYALKPGVKVIAPWREWDLLSREKLMDYAEKHAIPIERHGKKKSPYSMDANLLHISYEGGVLEDTWTEHEEDMWRWTVSPEKAPDTPQYLELTYRNGDIVALDGVEMTPATVLATLNKIGGEHGIGRLDIVENRYVGMKSRGCYETPGGTIMLRAHRAIESITLDREVAHLKDELMPKYASLIYTGYWWSPERLMLQQMIDASQVNVNGVVRLKLYKGNVIVTGRKSDDSLFDANIATFEEDGGAYNQADAAGFIKLNALRMRIAANKGRKLF; from the coding sequence ATGGCGGACGTAAACAAGGTCGTTCTGGCGTATTCCGGCGGCCTGGACACTTCGGTGATCCTCAAGTGGCTGCAGGATACTTATAACTGTGAAGTGGTGACCTTCACCGCCGATCTCGGTCAAGGCGAAGAGGTCGAGCCGGCCCGCGCCAAGGCTCAGGCCATGGGCGTCAAAGAAATCTACATCGACGACCTGCGCGAAGAATTCGTGCGTGATTTCGTGTTCCCGATGTTCCGCGCCAACACCGTTTACGAAGGCGAGTACCTGCTGGGTACTTCCATCGCCCGTCCGCTGATCGCCAAGCGTTTGATCGAAATCGCCAACGAAACCGGCGCCGACGCCATTTCCCACGGCGCCACCGGCAAGGGCAACGACCAGGTGCGTTTCGAACTGGGCGCCTACGCGCTCAAGCCAGGCGTAAAAGTTATTGCCCCTTGGCGCGAGTGGGACCTGCTGTCCCGCGAGAAGCTGATGGACTACGCCGAGAAGCACGCGATCCCGATCGAACGCCACGGCAAGAAAAAATCCCCGTACTCGATGGACGCCAACCTGCTGCACATCTCCTATGAGGGCGGTGTGCTGGAAGACACCTGGACCGAGCACGAAGAAGACATGTGGCGCTGGACCGTCTCCCCGGAGAAGGCTCCCGACACCCCGCAATACCTGGAACTGACTTACCGCAACGGCGACATCGTCGCGCTGGACGGCGTCGAGATGACTCCGGCCACCGTTCTGGCGACGCTGAACAAGATCGGCGGCGAGCACGGTATCGGTCGTCTCGACATCGTCGAAAACCGTTATGTAGGCATGAAGTCCCGTGGCTGCTACGAGACCCCGGGCGGCACCATCATGCTGCGCGCTCACCGCGCCATCGAGTCGATCACTCTGGATCGCGAAGTCGCTCACCTCAAAGACGAGCTGATGCCCAAGTACGCCAGCCTGATCTACACCGGTTACTGGTGGAGCCCTGAGCGTCTGATGCTGCAACAGATGATCGACGCTTCGCAGGTCAACGTGAACGGTGTTGTGCGCCTGAAACTGTACAAGGGCAACGTCATCGTCACCGGCCGCAAGTCCGACGATTCGCTGTTCGACGCCAACATCGCCACTTTTGAAGAAGACGGCGGTGCTTACAACCAGGCGGACGCGGCGGGCTTCATCAAGCTCAACGCGCTGCGCATGCGGATTGCTGCCAACAAGGGTCGCAAGTTGTTCTGA
- a CDS encoding OmpA family protein — translation MRQRYLALLSVFASLPAMALTYQTRLENIEWTVAGDQFECRLTQPITDFGSGEFVRKAGEQAIFRLNAYNAMLGGGSATLLAAAAPWQPGRGDINLGSVRLGSGNVLFNSSQSQAGGLMSGLLDGRSPVVRRASGDGRVSEVRLLPVKFSKAFNDYQSCVAKLLPQNFDQIKQSQIGFPGEGVELDPAAKAKLQVMLEYMKADPTVNHIELDGHSDNSGNRLTNRELSRRRALAVVDFFKANGIQESQITVRFHGEQYPIVPNTSKANRAKNRRVNVKLARVAPITAPAPAPQASTPATAAATS, via the coding sequence GTGCGCCAGCGTTATTTAGCCCTGCTCAGTGTGTTTGCCAGCCTTCCCGCGATGGCGCTGACCTACCAGACCCGTCTGGAGAACATTGAGTGGACGGTCGCCGGCGACCAGTTCGAGTGCCGCCTGACGCAACCGATCACCGATTTCGGCTCGGGCGAGTTCGTGCGCAAGGCCGGAGAGCAGGCGATCTTTCGGCTGAACGCCTACAACGCCATGCTCGGCGGCGGTTCGGCGACCTTGCTCGCCGCCGCTGCACCATGGCAGCCGGGGCGTGGCGATATCAATCTGGGCTCTGTGCGGCTGGGCAGCGGCAATGTGTTGTTCAACAGCTCGCAATCGCAGGCTGGTGGATTGATGAGCGGTCTGCTGGACGGACGCAGCCCGGTAGTGCGCCGCGCGTCTGGCGATGGCCGGGTCTCGGAAGTGCGTCTGTTGCCGGTCAAGTTCAGCAAAGCGTTCAACGATTATCAAAGCTGTGTGGCGAAATTGCTGCCGCAAAATTTCGACCAGATCAAGCAATCGCAGATCGGCTTTCCCGGCGAGGGCGTTGAGCTGGACCCGGCCGCCAAGGCCAAGCTGCAAGTGATGCTCGAGTACATGAAGGCCGATCCGACGGTGAACCACATCGAACTCGATGGCCACTCCGACAATAGTGGCAATCGCCTGACCAACCGCGAACTGTCGCGGCGCCGGGCGCTGGCGGTGGTCGATTTCTTCAAGGCCAACGGCATCCAGGAGTCGCAGATCACCGTGCGTTTCCACGGCGAGCAGTATCCGATCGTGCCGAACACCAGCAAGGCCAATCGTGCGAAGAACCGGCGGGTCAACGTAAAACTTGCGCGCGTCGCACCGATTACCGCCCCGGCTCCGGCGCCGCAAGCGAGTACGCCGGCCACGGCCGCAGCGACTTCCTGA